The proteins below are encoded in one region of Clostridium fermenticellae:
- the mnmE gene encoding tRNA uridine-5-carboxymethylaminomethyl(34) synthesis GTPase MnmE encodes MKEFDTIAAISTGLSESGISIVRVSGDNALKIVGSIFRTRNNKDLNDIKPYTMRHGFIVERETGDILDEVLVSYMKAPKSFTAEDTVEINCHGGIISTKRILEEVIRQGARIAEPGEFTKRAFLNGRIDLSQAESVMDIISAKTELSMKSAVKQSRGALSEKINEIREELLETIAHIEATVDYPEDDLEEITASDVSLKLKSIIEKMSEILSTAEEGKIIREGLNVVIVGKPNVGKSSLLNYLLHEKRAIVTEVPGTTRDIIEEYINISGIPVKIIDTAGIRETNDLVEKIGVNKSKEKINQADLVILLLDLSRELDNEDRKIIEFIKDKKYIVLLNKSDLEVKMDITELNKLNQDYVMKTSIKTGKGVELLKDIIKNLFFNGEINSKGFILTNTRHKEALIRGKESCMQAIQALNDTSAIDLASIDIRDAWSSLGEILGETLQEDIINKIFSQFCLGK; translated from the coding sequence ATGAAGGAATTTGATACTATAGCAGCTATAAGTACTGGTTTAAGTGAAAGTGGAATTTCTATAGTAAGAGTATCAGGAGATAATGCTTTAAAAATTGTAGGTAGTATTTTTAGAACTAGAAATAATAAAGATTTGAATGATATCAAACCATATACAATGAGACATGGATTTATAGTCGAAAGAGAAACTGGCGATATATTGGATGAGGTTCTTGTAAGCTATATGAAAGCCCCTAAAAGTTTTACTGCTGAGGACACAGTTGAAATAAATTGTCATGGAGGTATTATTTCAACTAAAAGAATACTTGAGGAGGTTATAAGACAAGGTGCAAGAATTGCAGAACCTGGAGAGTTCACAAAGAGAGCATTTTTGAATGGAAGAATTGATTTAAGTCAGGCAGAATCCGTAATGGATATAATATCTGCTAAAACAGAATTATCCATGAAATCTGCGGTTAAGCAGTCGAGAGGTGCTCTTTCAGAAAAAATAAATGAGATAAGGGAAGAATTACTTGAAACAATTGCACATATAGAAGCAACTGTAGATTATCCTGAAGATGATTTAGAAGAAATTACTGCTTCTGATGTCTCATTAAAATTAAAATCTATAATTGAAAAAATGAGTGAAATTTTAAGCACGGCTGAAGAAGGAAAAATAATCAGAGAGGGCTTAAATGTTGTTATAGTTGGAAAACCAAACGTTGGTAAGTCTTCATTACTTAATTATTTATTACACGAAAAAAGAGCTATAGTGACAGAAGTGCCTGGAACGACCAGAGATATTATCGAGGAATATATAAATATAAGTGGTATTCCAGTTAAGATAATAGATACTGCTGGAATAAGAGAGACGAATGATCTTGTAGAAAAAATAGGAGTAAACAAATCAAAAGAAAAGATAAATCAGGCAGATTTAGTAATACTGTTATTAGATTTAAGTAGAGAACTAGATAATGAGGACAGAAAAATCATTGAATTTATAAAGGATAAAAAATATATAGTTTTACTAAATAAAAGTGACTTAGAAGTTAAAATGGATATAACGGAACTAAATAAGCTTAATCAAGATTATGTAATGAAAACATCTATTAAAACAGGTAAAGGTGTGGAATTATTAAAAGATATTATAAAAAATTTATTTTTTAATGGCGAAATAAATTCAAAAGGTTTTATTTTAACAAATACAAGACATAAGGAAGCTTTAATTAGAGGAAAGGAAAGTTGCATGCAAGCAATTCAGGCATTAAATGATACATCTGCTATTGATTTAGCTTCTATAGATATAAGAGATGCTTGGAGTAGTTTAGGAGAAATATTAGGAGAAACATTACAGGAAGATATAATAAATAAAATATTTTCTCAATTTTGTTTAGGAAAGTAG